A window of Microcystis aeruginosa FD4 contains these coding sequences:
- a CDS encoding alpha/beta fold hydrolase has translation MIVNPPLTMAILENFLEVGSLKWFYRQVNPAQQPDTTPVILLHGLPAHGYIWRELLTSLEEYNINAIAPDWIGSGLSAKPDAREFAYTPSAFCQALADFIQALQLPKISLIVQGFLASVGLQYALENPDKIERLIVLNTPLSRDVKLPWIMKQWGIPFLGDMATQDPLLVDRTLETGSGFVISDADLAIFRQPYLKTSAVGRALLATIRNLNLAKTMAEIETGLENLEKPILFVWGMGDPWLSSVTVEKLATKSGVELISLAEAKHYPQEHWSKEINPQIINFLGRKT, from the coding sequence TTGATTGTTAATCCCCCGTTAACCATGGCTATTTTAGAAAACTTTCTCGAAGTCGGCTCTCTCAAGTGGTTTTATCGACAGGTTAACCCCGCTCAACAACCGGATACAACCCCCGTGATCCTACTCCATGGTTTACCCGCCCATGGCTATATTTGGCGGGAATTGTTAACCAGTTTAGAAGAATATAACATTAATGCTATTGCCCCCGATTGGATCGGTTCCGGTTTATCCGCTAAACCCGATGCCAGAGAATTCGCCTACACACCTAGCGCTTTTTGTCAAGCCTTGGCCGATTTTATTCAAGCTCTCCAATTGCCCAAAATCTCGTTAATTGTCCAAGGTTTTTTAGCCTCCGTCGGCCTACAATACGCCCTAGAAAATCCTGATAAAATTGAGCGCTTGATCGTTTTAAATACTCCCCTGTCTAGGGATGTCAAATTACCCTGGATAATGAAACAATGGGGGATACCTTTCTTGGGAGATATGGCGACTCAAGATCCCTTATTAGTCGATCGTACTTTAGAAACCGGTAGCGGTTTTGTGATTAGTGATGCAGATTTGGCTATTTTCCGTCAACCCTATCTAAAAACTTCGGCAGTAGGTCGCGCTTTACTGGCCACGATTCGCAATTTAAACCTAGCGAAAACTATGGCAGAAATTGAGACAGGTTTAGAGAACTTGGAAAAACCTATCCTTTTTGTCTGGGGAATGGGCGATCCTTGGTTATCTTCTGTCACTGTCGAAAAATTAGCCACTAAATCAGGAGTGGAATTAATCTCCCTCGCGGAAGCAAAACACTATCCCCAAGAGCATTGGTCAAAAGAAATTAATCCCCAGATTATTAATTTTCTCGGACGCAAAACCTAA
- a CDS encoding phycobilisome linker polypeptide, producing MQSLSSAKENRLFVYEVVGLSQNDKTDNLDYSIRKSGSVFLTVPYSRMNQEMRRITRLGARIVSIKPLNAAAAQ from the coding sequence ATGCAAAGTCTCTCTAGTGCCAAAGAAAATCGCCTTTTTGTCTATGAAGTCGTCGGTTTGAGTCAAAATGACAAGACTGATAACCTAGATTATTCTATCCGTAAGAGTGGCAGTGTCTTTTTAACCGTTCCCTATAGCCGCATGAATCAAGAAATGCGTCGGATTACCCGTTTAGGCGCTCGCATCGTCAGCATTAAACCCTTAAACGCAGCTGCAGCCCAGTAG
- the petH gene encoding ferredoxin--NADP reductase has product MYSPSTLAGNRLFVYEVAGLNQNDNTDSLDYSIRQSGSVFFTVPYSRMNQEMRRITRLGGRIVSIKPLNGIAPVATVSSASTPQPIAQSSPVPEQTKKKAMTQAKEKTDIPVNIYRPNQPFIGKCIENYALVDEGGIGIVQHVTFDLSGGDLRYLEGQSIGIIPPGTDANGKPHKLRLYSIASTRHGDKLDDKTVSLCVRQLEYQHPETKETVYGVCSTYLCNIEVGADVAITGPVGKEMLLPGDEDATIIMMATGTGIAPFRAFLWRMFKEQHEDYKFKGLAWLIFGVPKTANILYQEELEQIAAEFPDNFRLTYAISREQQNPQGGRMYIQHRVAEHADEIWNLLQSPKTHAYMCGLKGMEDGINDAMSGAATKNSADWSVYQKQLKKEHRWHVETY; this is encoded by the coding sequence ATGTACAGTCCGAGTACACTAGCGGGAAACCGTTTATTTGTTTACGAAGTGGCGGGTCTCAATCAAAACGACAATACTGACAGCTTGGATTATTCAATCCGTCAAAGTGGGAGCGTGTTTTTCACGGTTCCCTACAGTCGCATGAATCAAGAAATGCGTCGGATTACCCGTTTAGGTGGTCGTATCGTCAGCATCAAACCCTTAAATGGGATTGCCCCCGTAGCAACTGTTTCTAGTGCCTCCACACCACAGCCAATCGCTCAATCATCGCCCGTCCCCGAACAGACCAAGAAAAAGGCCATGACTCAAGCGAAAGAAAAAACAGATATCCCGGTCAACATCTACCGTCCGAACCAACCCTTTATCGGCAAATGTATCGAGAATTATGCTCTCGTTGATGAGGGGGGTATCGGTATCGTACAACACGTCACCTTTGACCTTTCTGGGGGCGATTTACGCTATTTAGAAGGGCAAAGTATCGGTATTATCCCCCCGGGGACCGATGCTAATGGCAAACCTCATAAATTGAGACTCTATTCGATCGCCTCCACCCGTCATGGTGATAAATTAGACGATAAAACCGTATCCCTCTGCGTGCGTCAGTTAGAATACCAACACCCAGAAACGAAGGAAACGGTTTATGGAGTTTGTTCCACCTATCTCTGTAATATAGAGGTGGGTGCCGATGTGGCTATTACTGGTCCGGTGGGTAAGGAAATGCTGCTACCGGGTGATGAAGATGCCACCATCATTATGATGGCCACCGGGACGGGAATCGCTCCCTTCCGGGCTTTCCTCTGGCGGATGTTCAAGGAACAACACGAGGATTATAAATTCAAAGGTCTAGCTTGGTTGATTTTCGGAGTTCCCAAAACGGCCAATATTCTCTACCAAGAGGAATTAGAGCAAATCGCGGCGGAATTCCCCGATAACTTCCGTCTCACCTATGCCATCAGCCGGGAACAGCAAAATCCCCAGGGCGGTAGAATGTATATTCAACACCGGGTAGCCGAACACGCTGACGAAATCTGGAATCTACTCCAAAGTCCCAAAACCCACGCTTATATGTGCGGACTGAAAGGGATGGAAGATGGTATCAACGATGCTATGAGTGGTGCTGCCACTAAAAATAGTGCTGATTGGTCTGTCTATCAGAAACAACTGAAAAAAGAACATCGCTGGCACGTAGAAACCTACTAA
- a CDS encoding CsgG/HfaB family protein: MFDRDSIHGFSALITLVGVASSLGFGFNAPAFSQATSNNLPLLLAQKSEKVRVAVLDFDYSGLSNPQWLTFLNGGASGVSDILVNKLVESGRYTVIERSRIDAVLREQNLGSSGRVDAATAAQIGQILGVDVVIIGSITQFDLQKKQSGGSFIIFSTAKTETDAFVKLNVRAINTTTAEIITTAQGDGSANQSDGSTVVLGVGGGSQTSNEGKLLSIATDKAVAQVVDNLNDKADQIAATPRSLPTVTALVAAVAGNQVILNKGTGEGYRVGLRISIERTTQTVKDPQTGKVIRQITQPIGTLEIVEADGQSSVGRIITGNGFKIGDLAKPIR; the protein is encoded by the coding sequence ATGTTCGATCGAGATAGTATCCATGGTTTTTCTGCCCTGATTACCCTTGTGGGAGTCGCTTCTAGTTTGGGTTTTGGCTTCAACGCACCAGCTTTCTCCCAAGCTACCTCTAACAATTTACCGTTACTCTTAGCCCAAAAAAGCGAAAAGGTGCGAGTAGCGGTTTTAGACTTCGATTATAGCGGTCTCAGTAATCCCCAGTGGCTAACATTTCTCAATGGTGGAGCCAGTGGTGTCAGTGATATTCTCGTCAATAAATTGGTGGAAAGTGGTCGCTATACAGTCATTGAGCGCAGTCGCATTGATGCCGTCCTCAGAGAACAAAATTTGGGGTCTTCGGGACGGGTAGATGCCGCTACCGCTGCTCAAATCGGGCAAATTTTGGGGGTAGATGTGGTGATTATCGGTTCGATTACCCAATTCGATTTACAAAAAAAACAATCTGGTGGCTCGTTTATTATTTTTAGCACCGCCAAGACAGAAACCGATGCTTTTGTCAAGTTAAATGTCCGGGCAATTAATACCACCACGGCCGAAATTATTACCACTGCTCAGGGAGATGGTAGTGCCAATCAATCGGATGGTTCAACCGTGGTTTTAGGAGTTGGGGGTGGTTCCCAAACCTCCAATGAAGGGAAATTACTCAGTATTGCCACCGATAAGGCAGTAGCGCAGGTGGTGGATAATCTCAATGATAAAGCCGACCAAATCGCCGCTACACCGCGCTCGCTCCCCACTGTCACCGCTTTAGTGGCTGCCGTGGCGGGAAATCAGGTAATTCTCAATAAAGGGACGGGAGAGGGTTATCGTGTTGGTTTACGCATTTCCATCGAACGGACGACTCAAACGGTCAAGGATCCGCAAACGGGTAAGGTTATCCGTCAGATTACTCAACCGATTGGTACTCTCGAAATTGTCGAAGCTGATGGTCAATCTAGCGTCGGTCGCATTATTACCGGTAATGGTTTTAAAATCGGTGATTTAGCCAAACCCATTCGTTAA
- a CDS encoding DUF2442 domain-containing protein — translation MLKDIIEVKPLNDYQLYLKFEDDRDGIIDLKEIIEFVGIFEPLKELAFFKTVKINPDWGTIYWENGADLDPDVLYSIITDQSLNSLETNNLQWKPLITYTNHKN, via the coding sequence ATGTTAAAAGACATTATTGAAGTAAAACCACTCAATGATTATCAACTTTATCTTAAATTTGAAGATGATAGAGATGGCATTATTGATCTTAAAGAAATTATTGAATTTGTCGGCATTTTTGAACCTCTCAAAGAATTAGCTTTTTTTAAAACAGTCAAAATTAATCCCGATTGGGGAACAATTTATTGGGAAAATGGTGCTGATTTAGATCCAGATGTTCTTTATTCTATCATCACCGATCAATCTCTTAACAGCCTGGAAACAAATAACTTACAATGGAAACCCTTGATCACCTATACCAACCATAAAAATTAA
- a CDS encoding DUF4335 domain-containing protein: MSNLIRKYTPPTCTLEIWGNSSPLAVWLGKNVLNDAHFQLRFDDPRLSEEKQLTIKGDRTQLQLLGEIVANYVQNLLSSPVSTLSFVASGSPESHLPSLPSLRCQGLLQHQLFLGSLLADGDKQEIALTTSQLFDLANALGEYKHESPLIPPLIRHKTRKNALIWTGLIASALITIGGIAIAFYQQQELANNDLNTNPNSTKIPQPLPTLPLPPTGTAAPNPNLPANLGNKTPLPPPPPVATVPAPVRPSSVPLVIPSPTLPPPPVTGSLSDGTAIVIEPNNQKIPITAPPVTGDQGTNALTNISPTTMNPTPVPPKLPNLPPISPINPENVNLDSKPPTSTAKAPETNLLDTIPQVAETREYFQSRWQPPESLKHTLEYRLVLNQDGSLKQIIPLGQAAKIYLDRTNMPLLNQPFVSPLDISGNPQLRLVLGSDGTVRTFMEQQ; encoded by the coding sequence ATGAGTAATCTAATTCGCAAATATACACCCCCCACCTGTACCCTAGAAATTTGGGGAAATAGTTCGCCTCTAGCGGTTTGGCTAGGTAAAAATGTCTTAAATGATGCCCACTTTCAATTGCGCTTTGATGATCCTAGATTGAGTGAGGAAAAACAGCTAACTATCAAAGGCGATCGCACACAATTACAACTCCTAGGGGAAATTGTCGCTAATTATGTGCAGAATTTACTCTCTAGTCCCGTTTCCACCCTCTCCTTCGTGGCTAGTGGTTCCCCCGAAAGCCATCTCCCCTCCTTACCCTCTCTCCGTTGTCAGGGACTTCTCCAGCATCAATTATTTTTAGGTTCCCTCCTGGCCGATGGGGATAAACAGGAGATCGCATTAACCACATCGCAATTATTCGATCTAGCCAATGCTTTAGGAGAATATAAGCATGAAAGCCCCCTAATACCCCCCTTAATTCGCCATAAAACTCGAAAAAATGCCCTGATCTGGACGGGATTAATCGCCTCAGCCCTAATAACTATCGGGGGAATAGCGATCGCCTTTTATCAACAGCAAGAACTAGCCAACAATGATTTAAACACCAACCCCAATAGCACCAAGATTCCCCAACCCTTGCCAACGCTGCCTTTACCCCCCACGGGAACGGCCGCCCCAAACCCGAATTTACCAGCAAATTTAGGCAATAAAACCCCTTTACCGCCACCGCCGCCCGTGGCAACCGTTCCAGCCCCAGTTCGCCCCTCTAGCGTCCCCCTAGTGATTCCTTCACCCACTTTACCTCCGCCACCGGTCACGGGTTCGCTTTCGGACGGCACGGCGATCGTAATTGAACCGAATAATCAGAAAATCCCGATTACTGCCCCACCCGTCACTGGTGATCAGGGTACAAATGCACTAACAAATATTAGCCCCACGACGATGAATCCGACTCCAGTACCGCCAAAATTGCCCAATTTACCGCCCATAAGCCCTATTAACCCCGAAAATGTCAATTTAGACTCCAAACCGCCCACAAGCACCGCTAAAGCCCCAGAGACGAATTTACTAGATACAATTCCCCAAGTGGCAGAAACCAGAGAATATTTTCAATCCCGTTGGCAACCGCCGGAAAGTCTCAAGCATACTCTAGAGTACCGTTTGGTCTTAAATCAGGATGGTTCCCTAAAACAGATTATTCCCCTGGGACAGGCGGCAAAAATCTATCTTGATCGCACTAATATGCCCCTGCTCAATCAACCTTTCGTTTCTCCCCTCGATATCTCCGGTAATCCCCAATTACGTCTGGTGCTTGGTTCTGATGGTACGGTGCGGACTTTTATGGAACAGCAATAG
- a CDS encoding ChaN family lipoprotein, whose product MKFSRHFFPVFLALCLLFILLPRAWSFTNSQKQILADLKTAEIIYLGERHDSQADHQAQLAIIEYLQANNPQIAIAFEMFQRPYQIYLDQYLAGQISENQLREKSEYDQRWGFDWEFYAPILRLAKAKQLPAIALNTPTEITRKVAREGLESLSTSEMTYIPPKSEINQDNEEYRQQIFAVYQQHTGGSSQGFDRFFLAQVLWDETMADAIAKFWQAHPNYQIIVLAGKGHIAYGYGIPSRVQRRLGDRVSQRSVFLGDAPQSSSAETKKPADYFWQEQN is encoded by the coding sequence ATGAAATTCTCTCGACACTTTTTTCCTGTTTTCCTTGCCCTCTGCCTACTGTTTATTTTGCTGCCCCGGGCCTGGAGTTTTACTAATAGCCAAAAACAAATTCTGGCAGATTTAAAAACAGCCGAGATTATTTATCTGGGAGAAAGGCACGATAGTCAAGCAGATCATCAGGCCCAATTAGCTATTATCGAGTATTTACAGGCCAATAATCCCCAAATAGCGATCGCTTTTGAGATGTTTCAACGTCCTTACCAAATCTATTTGGATCAGTATTTAGCGGGCCAAATTAGCGAAAATCAGTTAAGAGAAAAAAGTGAATACGACCAACGTTGGGGATTTGATTGGGAATTTTACGCCCCGATCCTGCGCTTGGCCAAGGCGAAACAACTACCAGCGATCGCCCTCAATACACCCACGGAAATCACGAGAAAAGTGGCACGGGAGGGCTTAGAAAGCCTCTCTACCTCAGAAATGACCTACATCCCCCCTAAAAGCGAAATAAACCAGGATAACGAGGAGTACCGTCAACAGATATTTGCCGTTTATCAGCAACACACGGGGGGCAGTAGTCAGGGATTCGATCGCTTTTTTTTGGCACAGGTTCTCTGGGATGAAACCATGGCCGATGCGATCGCTAAATTCTGGCAAGCTCATCCCAACTATCAGATCATTGTCCTAGCAGGAAAAGGTCATATTGCCTACGGTTACGGTATTCCCAGTCGAGTCCAAAGAAGATTAGGCGATCGCGTCAGCCAGCGCTCGGTTTTCTTGGGAGACGCTCCTCAATCATCATCAGCAGAAACCAAAAAACCCGCCGATTATTTTTGGCAAGAGCAAAATTAA
- a CDS encoding GTPase family protein, with the protein MLRLKTWQGLILAVPIAAVVIFLIVAASFQINQWGLNWIWAVFTLIFVAWRFLLVKWTRPVVGEIEATIGEVKAELTPPDGDSGGNVEEIIERIIVEARNDRPVWEDWATFWQRCQDLVNAIAQIYYPDVKYPLLNIYIPQAYGLIRGTVDDSDRWMQNLSPALNQITIGQAYQAYEVYQKLQPSAQKLWQVWNWAQWVINPAAAAAKVASQKYSDRADQQLLVNLGQVLRENALRNLSRQAVLLYSGNNLAPTLPSKTKIATTTLKEILAQAEPITEIDRQPVNILLVGRTGAGKSSLINTLFRADLAQVDLLPSTDAIQSYHWQTPEGDELILWDTPGYEQANRADYRQKVLNYAENADLLILVTPALDPALAMDEAFLKDLQQTIDNLPVIVCVSQVDRLRPLREWQPPYNWLTGESPKEVNIRECLQYRAELFEELCDRILPMVSQQPDREAWGDEELSIALLGAISPAKQLRLARFLADLETRTLAAAKIIDRYTLQMATGQGLTALLKSPILGFISTLATGRPTLAYLLAEQIPVEQLPVVIGKLQMAYELYSLLNPENKSFDLLALWPILLENSSTADREAWAWGHALVEYWTKNLSIEQFRSSYQGYLEGN; encoded by the coding sequence ATGTTACGGTTAAAAACTTGGCAAGGGTTGATTTTAGCAGTTCCGATCGCCGCTGTGGTCATCTTTCTGATCGTGGCCGCCAGTTTCCAGATCAATCAATGGGGTTTAAATTGGATTTGGGCAGTTTTTACCCTGATTTTTGTTGCTTGGCGCTTCCTGTTGGTCAAATGGACGCGCCCAGTGGTCGGGGAAATTGAAGCCACCATTGGCGAAGTTAAGGCAGAATTAACCCCTCCTGACGGTGATTCTGGGGGAAATGTCGAGGAAATTATCGAGAGGATTATCGTCGAGGCCCGCAATGATCGCCCGGTTTGGGAAGATTGGGCGACTTTTTGGCAACGCTGTCAGGATTTGGTCAATGCCATCGCCCAGATCTATTACCCCGATGTCAAGTACCCCTTATTAAATATTTACATTCCCCAGGCCTACGGTTTAATTCGGGGAACCGTGGATGATAGCGATCGCTGGATGCAGAATCTTTCCCCCGCTCTCAATCAAATCACCATCGGGCAAGCCTATCAAGCCTACGAAGTATATCAAAAATTGCAACCCTCGGCCCAGAAACTTTGGCAAGTCTGGAATTGGGCGCAATGGGTGATCAATCCCGCTGCGGCTGCGGCTAAAGTTGCCAGTCAAAAGTATAGCGATCGAGCGGATCAGCAATTATTAGTCAATTTAGGGCAAGTTTTGCGGGAAAATGCCCTAAGAAATCTCTCTCGCCAAGCGGTGTTACTCTACAGTGGCAATAATCTCGCCCCCACTCTCCCCAGCAAGACCAAAATCGCCACCACTACTCTCAAGGAAATTCTCGCCCAAGCGGAACCGATTACGGAAATCGATCGCCAACCGGTTAATATTCTGCTGGTTGGACGCACCGGGGCCGGCAAAAGCAGTTTAATCAATACTCTTTTTCGGGCCGATTTGGCCCAAGTGGATCTATTGCCCAGTACCGACGCGATCCAATCCTACCATTGGCAAACCCCAGAAGGAGACGAGTTAATCCTCTGGGATACCCCGGGCTACGAACAGGCAAATCGGGCTGATTATCGGCAAAAGGTTCTTAATTACGCCGAAAACGCCGATTTATTAATTCTTGTCACCCCCGCCCTCGATCCCGCCCTGGCCATGGATGAGGCTTTTCTTAAAGATTTGCAACAAACTATTGACAATTTACCAGTTATAGTGTGTGTTTCTCAAGTTGATCGCCTGCGTCCGCTGCGAGAGTGGCAACCCCCCTATAATTGGCTGACGGGAGAAAGTCCCAAAGAAGTCAATATCCGCGAATGCTTGCAGTATCGGGCGGAATTATTCGAGGAACTCTGCGATCGCATTTTGCCGATGGTCAGTCAGCAGCCGGATAGAGAAGCTTGGGGGGATGAGGAGTTATCAATCGCTTTGCTGGGGGCAATTTCACCCGCAAAACAGTTGCGTTTAGCCCGTTTTTTAGCGGATTTAGAAACTCGAACCCTGGCAGCGGCGAAAATAATCGATCGCTATACTTTACAGATGGCCACGGGGCAAGGTTTAACGGCCCTATTAAAAAGTCCTATTCTAGGTTTTATCTCCACTTTAGCCACAGGAAGACCGACTTTAGCCTATCTTTTAGCTGAACAAATTCCTGTGGAACAATTGCCAGTTGTTATCGGTAAATTACAGATGGCCTACGAGCTTTATTCTCTCTTGAATCCGGAGAATAAAAGTTTTGATTTATTGGCACTTTGGCCAATACTATTAGAAAATTCTAGCACTGCCGACAGGGAAGCTTGGGCCTGGGGTCATGCTCTGGTAGAATATTGGACAAAGAACCTATCGATCGAACAGTTCCGGTCAAGTTATCAGGGGTATTTAGAAGGGAATTAA
- a CDS encoding DUF4160 domain-containing protein, protein MPEISRFLGIIITMYYNDHSPPHFHVRYNQQKAIIDIKNLAILRGQLSPRILGLVIEWAAIHQQELLENWQLAKLNQTLQPISPLE, encoded by the coding sequence ATGCCAGAAATTAGTCGTTTTCTAGGAATTATTATCACTATGTACTACAATGACCATTCACCCCCTCATTTTCATGTCCGCTACAATCAGCAAAAAGCGATTATTGACATTAAAAATCTAGCTATCTTAAGAGGTCAACTATCTCCGAGAATTCTTGGTTTAGTGATTGAATGGGCTGCTATTCATCAACAAGAATTACTGGAAAATTGGCAACTTGCTAAACTCAATCAAACTTTACAACCGATTTCCCCATTAGAATAA
- a CDS encoding type II toxin-antitoxin system Phd/YefM family antitoxin, producing the protein MKPNYLLTFVKYLKGLKSTSAYSTIKTLVFKPNKSMLQLTLNEAQNQLPELLRAVSEGPQVIIQNNEGQDFQIISLSSPVKRPQYGSAKGIVKPLTTLMLPSKTLRTICHDYFNG; encoded by the coding sequence ATGAAACCCAATTATCTTCTTACATTTGTTAAGTATCTTAAAGGTTTAAAAAGTACCTCCGCTTACTCAACCATCAAAACCCTTGTCTTTAAACCCAATAAATCTATGCTACAACTAACCCTAAACGAAGCTCAAAATCAACTTCCTGAACTTCTTAGAGCCGTCTCAGAAGGTCCGCAAGTTATTATCCAAAATAATGAAGGTCAAGACTTTCAAATTATCTCTCTTTCTTCCCCTGTTAAACGACCCCAATATGGAAGCGCAAAAGGTATCGTAAAACCCTTGACAACTTTGATGCTCCCATCGAAGACTTTAAGGACTATATGCCATGATTATTTTAATGGATGA
- the rlmN gene encoding 23S rRNA (adenine(2503)-C(2))-methyltransferase RlmN, with translation MTLLAKSLEELTDWVKDQGQPAYRGKQLHQWLYEKGVHSLADISVFPQEWRTKVADYPIGRSLIHYRSVAPDRTRKYLLKLADGLIIEAVGIPSEKRLTVCVSSQVGCPMNCDFCATGKGGFTRNLKAYEIVDQVLTVQEDFQQRVSHVVFMGMGEPLLNIPEVVTAIHCLNKDVGIGQRCLTISTVGLPHKIKQLAEHNLQVTFAVSLHASNQQVRAKLIPSADHYTLSDLIQDCQEYVQITGRRVTFEYILLAGVNDLPEHARELVKLVKGFQSHVNLIPYNPIQEVDYQRPDEKRIKAFKTILEQEKVAVTVRYSRGLATDAACGQLRSSIMVK, from the coding sequence ATGACTTTACTAGCGAAATCTTTAGAGGAACTGACCGACTGGGTAAAAGACCAAGGACAACCCGCTTATCGGGGTAAACAATTACACCAATGGCTATATGAAAAAGGAGTGCATTCTTTGGCGGATATTTCTGTATTTCCGCAAGAATGGCGCACAAAGGTAGCAGACTATCCTATCGGTCGTTCCCTTATACATTATCGCAGTGTAGCACCCGATCGCACTCGTAAATATCTGCTAAAACTAGCGGATGGTTTAATTATCGAAGCGGTGGGAATTCCTAGTGAAAAAAGATTGACAGTCTGTGTTTCTTCCCAAGTGGGTTGCCCGATGAACTGTGATTTTTGTGCCACGGGAAAAGGGGGTTTTACTCGTAATTTAAAAGCTTATGAAATCGTTGACCAAGTGTTAACAGTACAGGAGGATTTTCAGCAGCGAGTTAGTCATGTGGTATTTATGGGGATGGGGGAACCTTTATTAAATATCCCTGAAGTGGTGACAGCGATTCATTGCCTTAATAAAGATGTGGGTATCGGTCAGCGTTGTTTAACGATTTCTACCGTGGGATTACCCCATAAAATCAAGCAACTAGCGGAACATAATTTACAAGTAACTTTTGCCGTTAGTCTCCATGCTTCTAATCAACAAGTTCGAGCTAAATTAATCCCCAGTGCCGATCATTATACCCTAAGTGATTTGATCCAAGACTGTCAAGAATACGTTCAAATCACAGGACGAAGGGTGACATTTGAATACATTCTTTTAGCGGGAGTAAATGATTTACCCGAACACGCCAGGGAATTAGTTAAACTGGTGAAAGGGTTTCAATCTCACGTCAATTTAATCCCCTATAATCCTATTCAAGAGGTGGATTATCAACGGCCTGATGAAAAGAGAATTAAGGCTTTTAAAACTATTTTAGAACAGGAAAAAGTCGCCGTTACTGTCCGTTATTCGAGAGGTTTAGCGACCGATGCGGCCTGTGGACAATTGCGATCGAGCATCATGGTCAAATAA
- a CDS encoding 3'(2'),5'-bisphosphate nucleotidase CysQ family protein produces the protein MINLTRQDTETLDRILAVTRAVGWGGAKILQSYYRGEQDLAVNEAKKGGPVTAADLAANHYILGELHRNFSDIDFGYLSEETHQGNEAIPKDWVWIIDPLDGTRDFIDKTGEYALHIALCYQGRPMIAVVALPDQGKLYFAQKGKGTFLETSDGNITQVKVANKDQITDLYLVVSRTHRDQRFDNLLSQIPFLGKNYVGSVGCKIATILEQKSDVYISLSGKSAAKDWDFAAPELVLTEAGGKFSYFDGQPVRYNRGDVRQWGGIMASNGPCHQQLCQLSTAILAQIDATV, from the coding sequence ATGATTAATTTAACCCGGCAAGATACCGAAACGCTCGATCGCATTTTAGCTGTGACTCGTGCCGTCGGTTGGGGTGGTGCTAAAATCCTCCAATCCTACTACCGGGGTGAACAGGATTTAGCCGTCAACGAGGCAAAAAAAGGCGGACCGGTGACAGCGGCGGATTTAGCAGCAAATCACTATATTTTAGGGGAATTACACAGAAATTTCTCTGATATCGACTTTGGTTATCTGAGCGAGGAAACCCATCAAGGCAATGAAGCTATCCCGAAAGATTGGGTATGGATTATCGATCCTTTGGACGGAACCCGCGATTTTATCGACAAAACGGGAGAATATGCCCTACATATCGCCTTATGTTATCAGGGAAGACCGATGATCGCCGTGGTTGCCCTACCGGATCAAGGAAAACTCTATTTTGCCCAAAAAGGAAAAGGCACTTTTCTAGAAACTAGCGACGGCAATATTACACAGGTAAAAGTTGCCAATAAAGATCAAATTACCGACCTCTATCTGGTGGTTAGTCGTACCCATCGCGACCAACGTTTTGATAATTTATTAAGCCAAATACCCTTCTTAGGTAAAAATTATGTGGGTAGTGTGGGCTGTAAAATTGCCACGATCCTCGAACAAAAATCCGATGTTTATATCTCCCTATCGGGGAAATCGGCGGCTAAAGACTGGGATTTTGCCGCCCCGGAGTTGGTTTTAACGGAAGCGGGCGGCAAATTCTCCTATTTTGATGGTCAACCGGTGCGCTATAATCGCGGCGATGTGCGGCAATGGGGGGGGATCATGGCTAGTAATGGTCCTTGTCATCAACAACTTTGTCAGTTGTCCACGGCAATCCTCGCCCAAATTGACGCCACTGTCTAA